One region of Hemitrygon akajei unplaced genomic scaffold, sHemAka1.3 Scf000045, whole genome shotgun sequence genomic DNA includes:
- the LOC140720598 gene encoding N-acetyllactosaminide beta-1,3-N-acetylglucosaminyltransferase 3-like encodes MGGRWRFNEKVVLGVLITLGLFFMFWDNDQRRETDDVAETVHRKDLPKVVTADATESVLKPKCHANRTLLHLSSFHQEKEHIKNFLMYKHCREFNMIQNVPDKCGGREGSQNVFLLLVIKSDPFNQDRREMWISEFCPSAKFIFNGDDDVFANTDNMVDYLLGMKVHQHLFVGHLVYGFGPNRQKSSKYYVPEIVTTIKSYPPYVSGAGILMSVYTAHIIYHIAQDLELYPIDDVFLGMCLAKAGLAPHSHSGFRTAGIRVPSTQDDSFNPCYYRELLLVHRFRPFELLLMWDAVHDANLNCAHASQKSASTKRTA; translated from the exons ATGGGAGGACGTTGGCGATTCAATGAGAAAGTAGTGCTGGGTGTTTTGATTACTCTGGGATTGTTCTTCATGTTCTGGGATAATGACCAACGTCGAGAGACTGATGATGTTGCAGAAACTGTTCATCGCAAAGACCTGCCCAAGGTTGTTACTGCTGATGCAACTGAATCAGTGCTCAAGCCAAAGTGCCACGCGAACAGGACATTGCTGCACCTGTCCTCATTTCATCAAGAGAAAGAGCACATAAAAAACTTCTTGATGTATAAACACTGTCGAGAATTTAACATGATTCAAAACGTCCCAGACAAATGTGGTGGTCGAGAAGGATCTCAGAATGTCTTCCTGCTCCTGGTGATCAAATCTGACCCTTTCAACCAGGATCGGCGGGAAATG tggatCAGTGAATTTTGCCCCAGTGCTAAATTCATCTTCAATGGAGATGATGATGTCTTTGCCAACACCGATAACATGGTTGATTACTTGCTAGGCATGAAGGTTCACCAACACCTATTTGTGGGCCATCTCGTTTATGGGTTTGGGCCCAATCGCCAGAAGTCGAGCAAGTATTATGTGCCAGAAATAGTGACCACCATCAAGTCGTACCCACCATATGTTAGTGGAGCGGGCATACTTATGTCTGTGTATACAGCTCACATCATTTACCACATAGCCCAAGACCTTGAACTataccccattgatgatgtatttTTGGGGATGTGTCTGGCCAAGGCTGGACTAGCCCCACATTCCCATAGCGGATTCAGGACAGCTGGAATCAGGGTTCCTTCAACCCAAGATGACTCTTTCAATCCTTGCTATTACCGTGAGTTGCTGCTAGTGCACCGTTTTCGGCCTTTCGAACTGCTATTGATGTGGGATGCGGTGCATGATGCTAATCTGAATTGTGCTCATGCTTCCCAGAAGTCTGCATCCACGAAAAGGACCGCATGA